The Vicinamibacteria bacterium genomic sequence CAAGATCGTCTACGTTTCAGAGAGTTTTCTGCCCGAGCTCGATTCCTCGGTTCGAGTGAGGCTACGCTGATCGCTCTGCTCTGAATCGAACATCTGTTGGACGAAGCGTCGCCCATCTTCGTAGCCGAGATCGCAGCCTTGTTCGAGGAGACGGCGATCCGTCGTCGTTCGCGTGACCGGCAGCCGTGCGGTCGGTCGTATCACCCGGATTCGAACGCCGCTCGGAGGCGAACGAGTCAACTCTGCCGCTTCCCGATATCGATGGTGGCGCTCGCGAAGTGCCCGGCGGATGGCAGAGCTCGAAGAGAAGAGGAAAGCGAGTCCCGGGGCAAACCGCTCCTGCGCTCGGCTCTCGATCGAGCTCGTAAGGACGACGACGATCTCGCGTGCACCGAGAGTCAAAGCCTTGCGAATGGGAACGGGATCGGAAACACCGCCGTCCACATAGCGGCTGCCCTGATAGAACACCTCGCCTCGGTAGAAAAACGGGAGGGCGCAGGTGGCGCGAAGAGCCGTGACGATGTCGTCCTCGTGGTTGGTCAGGTAGCGCGCTTCTCCCGTGTTCCAGTCGGTAACGCCCAGGTGAAGTCTCGTCTCGCTCTCCCGAAGCGCGTCGATGTCGAGGGGGCACAGCCGGAGCGTCACGTCGAAGGCGAGGTAATCGATGTCCATGATGCTTCCGCCCCGGAGCAATCGACGGAAACGGACCAGCTTGTCGCCGTCGAGAAAGTCGAGATAGACGCGACGGTTTCGCTCTGGCTGGCCGGCAAGATAAGAGGCCGCGGCGCAGGCCCCCGCCGAGCACGCGACGATCTGTGCAAAGCGAATTCGCTTCGATTCGGCGAGCGCTTCGAGGACTCCCGACGTATAGACGCCGCGCATACCGCCGCCTTCGAGTACGAGGACGGGCTCGGCAGGGTAGGTAGCCAACGGGACGCGCAGGCGCGGAGGTGAGCGGTCGCTCGACGTGGGGCGCTCGCGGTGGGCGTTTCGAGCGCCGTTTAATTCAGCCGGTCTTCGTCCCAGTCGTCATCCGAGTCGCCTTCCCAGCGGTCTAGCTCCTCGTCCTCGTCCTCGTCGTCGTCTTCGTCTTCGTCCTCGTCCTCGTCGTAGTCGTACTCCTCCTCGTACTCCTCCTCGTCGTCGAGATCGTCGTCATCCACGAGGTCATCCTCGAGCTCATCGTCCTCGTCGTCGGGCTCGTCGATGTCCTCGAGATCGTCGTCATCCGGCGGTTGGAACGAGGCTGAGCCGTCCTGATTGTCGGGCCCGGTGTACTTCATCGCCGAGAATTATACAGCACGAGGTTAGTACAAAAGGCAAGTGGCCCGGAGGCGGCGAAACGCCTCGACTCGAGGCCGCTCGCGCGAGACGATTTCGTCCACGCCGACTCCGGCCTCGATAGATTGCCTAGGTCGATCGGTGCCGAGCAGCCGATCCAGCCAGTATCCGTCACCGCGACGCACCCAGGAGAACGACTGAGGAAACAGATCACGGATAGTGGCGATCGCGCTGAGGCCGGTGCGAACGGCCTCGAAGTTTCTCGGCTCGTCGATTAGAAGCTTCACCCCGTGACAGGTCTCGTCACGATACTTCGGTTCGGGCGCAGCGGGAATGTCTCTCGGCACGAAGCTCGTCGGCTCGAAGCGCACACCGCGAAGACTCCGCCCCCGCATCGATTCGCTCAGGAGTGCTCGATCGATCCACGGGGCTCCTGCGCGCTCGAACGTCTCGTCGACACCACGTCCTTCCGAGACATTGATTCCCTCCAGGAGACCGAACGCGGGATAGGCGAGCGCGGACGTTACCGTGCGCAGGTTGGGGGACGGAGGGCGCCATGGCAGCCCGGTATCGCCCCAGAGCATCTCTCGCTTCCATCCCCGAACCGGAACCACTGTGAGCCGGAGAACCTCACCCCCGGGCATGGTGCGTTTGAAGAGATTCGCGAGCTCTCCGACCGTCATCCCATGGAGGAGAGGGATCTCGCTGATTCCGACGAATGAGCGAAACTCGGGATCGAGAATCGGACCTTCGACGCGCTCCCCTCCGTTCGGGTTCGGCCGATCCAGGACCAGGAACTCGATGTTGTTACGGGCCGCCGCCTCCATGGCGAGCTTCATCGTGCTGACGTACGTGTAGAACCGAACGCCGACGTCCTGGATGTCGAATACGAGAACGTCGATGCCGGAAAGCATTTCGTCCGTGGGCTGACGCGTCTCGCCGTAGAGGCTGAGCACGGGAGGAGCCGATGCGTCGGCGCCCCGCGAGGCAACGGGCTCACCGGCCGCGACATCACCGCGATATCCGTGCTCCGGTGCGAAGAGAGCGACCACGGAAAGCCCCAGGTCTTGCAAAACCTGCACCGCGGGAGTGCCGTCGAGGGCCACACCGGTATGGTTCGTGATGAGCCCGACGCGCTTTCCCGCGAGCAAGCTTCCATCCTCGCGGAGAACGTCGAGTCCCGGCGTTACCGAAGGTCCTCGGAGCGTGGTGGCGGCTAGAAGGCCCAGGGCGAGACAGCCGCCAAAGCCCTTCAATTCACTGGCTCGACCCAACCGTACGGGTCCGGCGCACGTCCCAAACGAATGTCGGTGAGCTGCCTCAGGAGCTCGGGCCCGATCGAACGTTCCTCGTCGGGTGGAAGGTCCATGACATCTTCCTCGCTGCCAATTCGTATGACCGGCGCGATCGTCGCCGCCGTCCCTGCCCCGAAGGCTTCGGAGAGCTTGCCGCTTTCGTGGGCGTCTCGTATCTCTTCAATGGAGATTCGCCGCTCGTCCACTCGAACGCTCATGGCCTCGAGGAGCGTGATGGCGCTCGAGCGGGTGACTCCGTGAAGGATGGTTCCCGAAAGAGCGGGCGTGACGGCAGCGCCGTCGATCACGAAGAAGATGTTCATCGTGCCGCATTCTTCCACGTAGCGATGTTCCTTGGCGTCG encodes the following:
- a CDS encoding patatin family protein — translated: MATYPAEPVLVLEGGGMRGVYTSGVLEALAESKRIRFAQIVACSAGACAAASYLAGQPERNRRVYLDFLDGDKLVRFRRLLRGGSIMDIDYLAFDVTLRLCPLDIDALRESETRLHLGVTDWNTGEARYLTNHEDDIVTALRATCALPFFYRGEVFYQGSRYVDGGVSDPVPIRKALTLGAREIVVVLTSSIESRAQERFAPGLAFLFSSSSAIRRALRERHHRYREAAELTRSPPSGVRIRVIRPTARLPVTRTTTDRRLLEQGCDLGYEDGRRFVQQMFDSEQSDQRSLTRTEESSSGRKLSET
- a CDS encoding DUF1343 domain-containing protein, whose protein sequence is MKGFGGCLALGLLAATTLRGPSVTPGLDVLREDGSLLAGKRVGLITNHTGVALDGTPAVQVLQDLGLSVVALFAPEHGYRGDVAAGEPVASRGADASAPPVLSLYGETRQPTDEMLSGIDVLVFDIQDVGVRFYTYVSTMKLAMEAAARNNIEFLVLDRPNPNGGERVEGPILDPEFRSFVGISEIPLLHGMTVGELANLFKRTMPGGEVLRLTVVPVRGWKREMLWGDTGLPWRPPSPNLRTVTSALAYPAFGLLEGINVSEGRGVDETFERAGAPWIDRALLSESMRGRSLRGVRFEPTSFVPRDIPAAPEPKYRDETCHGVKLLIDEPRNFEAVRTGLSAIATIRDLFPQSFSWVRRGDGYWLDRLLGTDRPRQSIEAGVGVDEIVSRERPRVEAFRRLRATCLLY